A single region of the Acanthopagrus latus isolate v.2019 chromosome 11, fAcaLat1.1, whole genome shotgun sequence genome encodes:
- the LOC119028216 gene encoding divergent protein kinase domain 1A-like has translation MARDLLPWGLFRKPLCIQARFSYLHMKYLFFSWLAVFVGSWIVYVEYSAYTELCRGHDCKNSICDKFRKGVIDGSACSSLCEKDTLYLGKCFTAKPNSQVYSGSWGDLEGVIKCQMEDAPHYDLGSEIEPRKEASAFNKPTKGTSVEKFREMIHNHLKAKVGDQANLADLATQVLSITDANKDGHISLPEARSTWALLQLNEFLLALVLEDRDHTPKLLGFCGDLYVMEKVPYSPLYGISLPWIIEVWIPAGLRRSMDQWFTPSWPHKAKISIGLLELVEDVFHGTFGSFLMCDVSATSFGYNDRHDLKVMDARYIVPEAIFQEDIRQQRCDVDDDCLYGADCLTSCDLTKHRCVPEVTRPNLAKACEALKDYILRGAPSDVREELEKQLYACIALKGSAEQMEIEHSLILNNLKTLLWKKISHTKDS, from the exons GCCAGATTTTCCTACCTACATATGAAGTACCTGTTCTTCTCCTGGCTGGCGGTGTTCGTGGGGAGCTGGATAGTGTATGTAGAGTACTCAGCCTACACGGAGCTGTGTCGTGGGCACGACTGCAAGAATTCAATA TGTGACAAATTCAGAAAAGGAGTCATTGATGgctcagcctgcagcagcctgtgtgAGAAGGACACGCTTTACCTGGGGAAGTGCTTCACTGCCAAACCCAACAGCCAG gtgtACTCTGGGAGCTGGGGAGACCTGGAGGGAGTAATTAAGTGCCAGATGGAGGATGCTCCTCATTATGATTTAGGAAGCGAGATTGAGCCCAGGAAGGAAGCTTCAGCCTTCAACAAGCCCACCAAGGGGACCTCTGTGGAAAAGTTCAGAGAGATGATCCACAACCACCTAAAG gCTAAAGTGGGGGATCAGGCCAACCTTGCAGACTTGGCAACCCAAGTACTGTCTATAACGGACGCTAATAAGGACGGTCACATCTCCCTGCCTGAGGCTCGCTCCACATGGGCTCTGCTGCAGCTAAATGAATTCCTGTTAGCGTTAGTCCTGGAAGACAGAGACCACACGCCCAAGTTACTGGGCTTCTGCGGGGACCTGTACGTGATGGAGAAGGTGCCATACTCTCCTCTGTATGGGATCAGTCTGCCCTGGATCATCGAGGTGTGGATCCCTGCCGGTCTGCGCCGCAGCATGGACCAATGGTTCACCCCGTCCTGGCCACACAAGGCAAAGATCTCCATCGGACTGTTGGAACTGGTCGAGGACGTCTTCCATGGCACTTTTGGCAGCTTCCTCATGTGTGACGTGAGCGCAACCAGTTTTGGTTACAATGATCGGCACGACCTGAAGGTGATGGACGCGCGGTACATTGTTCCTGAAGCCATCTTCCAAGAGGACATCAGGCAGCAGCGCTGCGACGTCGACGACGACTGTCTCTACGGGGCAGACTGCCTCACTTCCTGTGACCTCACCAAGCACCGCTGCGTTCCTGAGGTCACCAGACCAAACTTAGCCAAAGCCTGCGAAGCACTCAAGGACTATATTCTCAGAGGTGCGCCATCCGATGTAAGAGAGGAACTCGAGAAGCAGCTGTACGCCTGCATCGCACTGAAAGGTTCAGCCGAGCAGATGGAAATTGAGCACTCACTGATTCTGAACAATCTGAAGACTTTGCTGTGGAAGAAAATCTCTCATACAAAAGACTCCTAA
- the LOC119028217 gene encoding 60S ribosomal protein L5, producing the protein MGFVKVVKNKAYFKRYQVKFRRRREGKTDFFARKRLVVQDKNKYNTPKYRMIVRFSNRDIVCQIAYAKIEGDMIVCAAYSHELPKYGVSVGLTNYAAAYCTGLLLARRLLNKFGLDKVYEGQVEVTGDEFNVESIDGQPGAFTCYLDAGLARTTTGNKVFGALKGAVDGGLSIPHSTKRFPGYDPESKEFNAEVHRKHIMGINVSEYMSLLMEDDEDAYKKQFSRFIKNGVTPDSIEEMYKKAHAAIRENPVHEKKPPKEVKKKRWNRAKLSLAQRKDRVAQKKASFLRAQEQEASD; encoded by the exons ATG GGTTTTGTTAAAGTGGTGAAGAACAAGGCCTACTTCAAGAGGTACCAGGTCAaattcaggaggaggagag AGGGAAAGACTGACTTCTTTGCTCGTAAGCGCTTGGTCGTACAAGATAAGAACAAGTACAACACACCCAAGTACCGGATGATTGTCCGCTTCTCCAACAGGGACATTGTCTGCCAG ATCGCCTATGCCAAGATCGAGGGTGACATGATTGTGTGCGCGGCCTACTCTCACGAGCTGCCGAAATACGGAGTCTCTGTGGGTTTGACAAACTACGCAGCAGCCTACTGCACTGGTCTGCTGTTGGCCCGCAGA CTCCTGAACAAGTTCGGCCTGGATAAGGTGTACGAAGGCCAGGTCGAGGTGACGGGCGATGAGTTCAACGTGGAGAGCATTGATGGTCAGCCAGGCGCTTTCACCTGCTACCTGGATGCTGGACTTGCTAGAACCACCACAGGCAACAAGGTGTTCGGTGCCCTGAAGGGAGCTGTGGATGGAGGCCTGTCCATCCCACACAG CACCAAGCGCTTCCCTGGTTATGATCCAGAGAGCAAGGAGTTCAACGCTGAGGTCCACCGCAAGCACATCATGGGCATCAACGTGTCAGAGTACATGAGCCTCCTGATGGAGGATGACGAGGATGCTTACAAGAAGCAGTTCTCCCGCTTCATCAAGAATGGCGTCACCCCCGATTCG ATTgaggaaatgtacaaaaaagcTCACGCTGCCATTCGTGAGAACCCAGTCCACGAAAAGAAGCCTCCCAAAGAAGTCAAGAAGAAGAG GTGGAACCGTGCCAAGCTCTCTCTGGCCCAGAGGAAAGACCGCGTCGCCCAGAAGAAGGCCAGCTTCCTCCGGGCTCAGGAACAAGAGGCTTCAGACTGA